The Pyxidicoccus sp. MSG2 DNA segment GACGGCACGCTCTTCACGCACGTCTCGCTGCAGCCGGCGGAAGTCACGGCCCTCCAGCAGCGCGGGCTCTCGCTGACAAAGCGCCCGGACGGGTCCCCGGCGCTCGCGCAGCACTGCGCGGCCCTGGATGGGCGCACCTGCACCGTCTACGCGGACCGCCCGGCGAGCTGCCGCCGCTACCACTGCCAGCTCTACGCCGCGCTCGCGGAGAAGGAAGTCTCGCTCGACGAGGCGCTCGGCGTGGTGGA contains these protein-coding regions:
- a CDS encoding YkgJ family cysteine cluster protein translates to MPLSTLCLRCGMCCDGTLFTHVSLQPAEVTALQQRGLSLTKRPDGSPALAQHCAALDGRTCTVYADRPASCRRYHCQLYAALAEKEVSLDEALGVVDEALAQVAAVGRELPPASADAPRSVMQRARRAEQPEHGGPLSPKAHAARERAEAFLDKHFRGRFGRRE